Proteins encoded within one genomic window of Humulus lupulus chromosome 1, drHumLupu1.1, whole genome shotgun sequence:
- the LOC133790164 gene encoding uncharacterized protein LOC133790164 isoform X2 produces the protein MLRKWNERWVILNPTTGKMEYNLGSVVEKANYMEEVSANTSRVEAIHEEASLGKLLCQIQGLAMEKKRRRRRRKTKRETKTRNGSGKTIKGTRTILSTWIRSA, from the exons ATG CTTAGAAAATGGAATGAGCGATGGGTGATCTTGAATCCGACTACAGGGAAAATGGAATACAA CCTCGGTTCTGTTGTCGAGAAAGCAAATTATATGGAAGAGGTATCAGCCAACACATCCAGAGTAGAAGCAATACATGAAG AGGCAAGCTTGGGAAAATTGCTCTGTCAGATTCAAGGCCTGGCCATGGAAAAGaaaaggaggagaagaagaagaaagacaaAGAGAGAGACAAAGACAAGAAACGGAAGCGGGAAGACCATAAAGGGCACAAGGACGATCCTGAGTACTTGGATAAGAAGCgcctga
- the LOC133790164 gene encoding uncharacterized protein LOC133790164 isoform X1 — protein sequence MLRKWNERWVILNPTTGKMEYNFAFFSLGSVVEKANYMEEVSANTSRVEAIHEEASLGKLLCQIQGLAMEKKRRRRRRKTKRETKTRNGSGKTIKGTRTILSTWIRSA from the exons ATG CTTAGAAAATGGAATGAGCGATGGGTGATCTTGAATCCGACTACAGGGAAAATGGAATACAA CTTTGCGTTCTTCAGCCTCGGTTCTGTTGTCGAGAAAGCAAATTATATGGAAGAGGTATCAGCCAACACATCCAGAGTAGAAGCAATACATGAAG AGGCAAGCTTGGGAAAATTGCTCTGTCAGATTCAAGGCCTGGCCATGGAAAAGaaaaggaggagaagaagaagaaagacaaAGAGAGAGACAAAGACAAGAAACGGAAGCGGGAAGACCATAAAGGGCACAAGGACGATCCTGAGTACTTGGATAAGAAGCgcctga
- the LOC133805610 gene encoding uncharacterized protein LOC133805610, which yields MSPAVYSLHLHLEDQHPVTFQANDDLINILNLDHSRKTMLTQFFALNRVDENAKKLLYKQIPEYYVWNHQHKEWTPRKTKTVIGRIVTANPFEGEHYFMRILLNHVRGPLSFEDLRTVDGILAPTFREATTMHGLLQRDSSLEDCLHEASLYQMPSSLRRLFTIILVYCNPTNPRDLWERFEEDMSIDFKSSEDSTSTARYHVLRSISSTIESMGENINSYHLLDEDISFNGNEFQSREIDDELGVEIPEEDITSSRSLNSEQQQVYNVVLEKVLSNQNVAFFVDGPGGTGKTFLYRALLATIRSRNLVALVAASSTTSILPEGRTTHSRFKLPLDTDEKTTCCVSKQSALANLLRAAKLIIWVEAPMTRKQHIDALDKMLRDINDSDVAFGGKVVLGGDFRQVLPVVRKGTRQEHVNSSLVHSYLCPTLTKFQLTENMRARLDPMFSNYVLAVGNGLPPTTKDEIIKIPNEMLVPYDDDKTSLDHLIQDFFHNIQEYSGNMSTMMNRAILTPKNSFVDEINSLLIQRFPAEAH from the exons ATGTCCCCAGCAGTGTATAGTTTGCATTTACATCTGGAGGATCAACACCCGGTCACTTTCCAAGCAAACGACGATCTAATTAACATTCTCAATTTAGACCATTCTAGAAAAACTATgctaacacaattctttgcattaAATCGAGTAGATGAAAATGCAAAGAAATTACTGTACAAACAAATTCCAGAATATTATGTTTGGAACCACCAACACAAAGAGTGGACTCCCCGAAAAACAAAAACAGTCATAGGTCGTATTGTTACAGCAAATCCATTTGAGGGTGAGCATTATTTTATGCGGATATTGCTAAACCATGTAAGGGGACCGCTGTCCTTTGAAGATCTTAGAACAGTCGATGGCATTTTGGCCCCCACATTTCGTGAGGCAACAACAATGCATGGTTTGTTACAAAGAGACAGTAGCTTAGAAGATTGTTTACATGAGGCATCTTTATATCAAATGCCATCCAGTTTGAGGCGACTGTTCACAATAATATTGGTATATTGTAATCCAACCAATCCAAGAGACCTTTGGGAACGTTTTGAGGAAGATATGTCAATTGATTTCAAATCATCAGAAGATTCTACATCGACTGCAAGATATCATGTATTAAGGTCAATCTCTTCTACAATTGAATCAATGGGGGAAAACATTAACTCTTACCATCTTCTTGATGAAGACATTTCTTTCAATGGAAATGAATTTCAATCTAGAGAAATCGATGATGAGTTGGGTGTTGAAATTCCAGAAGAAGATATTACATCTTCAAGATCACTTAATAGTGAGCAACAACAAGTGTATAATGTAGTGTTGGAAAAAGTTTTATCAAACCAAAATGTTGCATTCTTTGTAGATGGTCCAGGTGGGACAGGGAAAACATTCCTATACAGGGCACTTCTGGCAACAATACGATCAAGAAACTTGGTAGCACTTGTAGCTGCTTCATCAA cTACATCTATACTTCCAGAAGGTCGAACAACTCACTCACGCTTTAAGCTTCCACTTGATACTGACGAAAAAACCACATGTTGTGTGAGCAAACAAAGTGCACTTGCAAACCTTCTTCGTGCAGCAAAATTAATAATATGGGTTGAGGCACCTATGACAAGAAAACAACACATAGATGCATTAGACAAAATGCTTCGAGACATCAATGATTCTGACGTAGCCTTTGGTGGAAAGGTTGTTTTGGGGGGAGATTTTCGACAAGTATTACCTGTGGTCCGTAAAGGAACTAGACAAGAACATGTTAATTCTAGTCTGGTTCATTCTTACTTGTGCCCTACATTGACTAAGTTTCAACTAACTGAAAATATGCGAGCAAGATTAGATCCAATGTTTTCAAATTATGTGTTAGCAGTAGGTAATGGATTGCCACCCACCACAAAAGATGAAATCATAAAAATACCAAATGAGATGCTTGTTCCCTATGATGATGACAAGACTTCATTAGATCACTTAATACAAGACTTTTTCCACAACATTCAAGAATATTCAGGAAATATGTCAACTATGATGAACCGGGCCATACTAACACCAAAGAATAGTTTTGTCGATGAAATAAATTCATTGTTAATACAAAGATTTCCAGCTGAAGCCCATTGA
- the LOC133805544 gene encoding uncharacterized protein LOC133805544 yields the protein MMHGPCEVLNPSNVCMKGNRGCKSNYPKNYASATTVGNDCFPIYRRSNNGMTMKVRGQNLDNRWVVPYNPYLLATFDSHINVEIYSTIKAVKYLYNYIYKGHDRVAFNLVSETNNQQVDEIQQFQSARWISTPEAVW from the coding sequence ATGATGCATGGACCATGTGAAGTATTGAATCCATCAAATGTTTGCATGAAAGGAAATCGTGGATGCAAAAGTAATTATCCAAAGAATTATGCTTCTGCAACAACTGTTGGAAATGATTGCTTCCCAATATATAGGCGCTCAAACAATGGAATGACTATGAAGGTCCGAGGACAAAATCTAGACAATCGTTGGGTTGTTCCATACAACCCGTATCTCCTTGCAACATTTGACTCTCACATTAATGTAGAGATTTATTCTACAATAAAAGCAGTGAAATATCTTTACAATTACATTTATAAAGGTCATGATCGTGTCGCTTTCAACTTGGTTTCTGAAACAAACAATCAACAAGTTGATGAAATCCAACAATTCCAGTCAGCCCGATGGATTTCTACCCCAGAAGCAGTGTGGTGA